The Oncorhynchus nerka isolate Pitt River linkage group LG9a, Oner_Uvic_2.0, whole genome shotgun sequence genome has a segment encoding these proteins:
- the LOC135573445 gene encoding salivary glue protein Sgs-3-like, which produces TTKPTTYPTTTPTTTPKTTPTTTPTTTTTTPTSKPTTTPTSTTTTSTTKPTTYPTTNKTTTTTTTTTPTTTPNTTTPTSKPTTTPTSTTTTSTTKPTTYPTTTPTTTPKTTPTTTSTTTTTTKPTTTPQHQKPTTTPTSTTTTSTTKPTTTPTTTPTTTPKTTPTTTQQKHYPTTYPNTTTNNNNSYHYPTPTTKPTTTQQQLLPLPKQNLPNLPQQQTYHYPKQTPTTTTTPTSTTTTTSTTKPTIPNNNLPLPQKNNYHHLSTTTTPTSTQQLNLPLPQQQLYYPNIKTYHYPKTYHPNNIKTYHYPNIYYFNN; this is translated from the exons ACAACTAAACCTACCACTTACCCAACAACAACTCCTACCACTACCCCAAAAACAACTcctacaac TACcccaacaactactactactaccccaacatcaaaacctaccactaccccaacatctactacaactacTTCAACAACTAAACCTACCACTTAcccaacaacaaacaaaacaactaccaccaccacaacaacaactccTACCACTACCCC CAATACCACTACCCCAACATCAAAACCTACCACTACcccaacatctactacaactacTTCAACAACTAAACCTACCACTTACCCAACAACAACTCCTACCACTACCCCAAAAACAACTCCTACCAccacctcaacaacaacaacaacaactaaacctaccACTACCCCCCAACATCAAAAACCTACCACTACcccaacatctactacaactacTTCAACAACTAAACCTACCACTACCCCAACAACAACTCCTACCACTACCCCAAAAACAACTCCTACCACTACCCAACAAAAACACTACCCAACAAcctaccccaacaccaccaccaacaacaacaactcctACCACTACCCCACCCCAACAACAAAACCTACCACtacccaacaacaactactaccactacccaAACAAAACCTACCAAACCTACCACAACAACAAACCTACCACTACCCCAAACAAACtcctacaactaccactaccccaacatctaccactacaactacttcAACAACTAAACCTACCATACCCAACAACAACCTACCACTACCCCAAAAAAACAACTACCACCACCTCTCAACTACAACTACCCCTACATCTACTCAACAACTAAACCTACCACTACCCCAACAACAACTCTACTACCCCAACATCAAAACCTACCACTACCCCAAAACCTACCACCCCAACAACATCAAAACCTACCACTACCCCAACATCTACTACTTCAACAACTAA